TCTCTAGCCAAAGTGAGGATCCAAAACACAAAATAGCTCCTCTTCCCTATGTTGAGATTGACGACATCAAAAAAATTGTTAATAATATGGAGAGGACAAGCATTGTCGAACAAAATGAGAATTACCTTTACGTAGAATTTAAAAGTAAGCTCATGGGATTTGTAGATGATGTAGAGTTTCACAAAGATGATGTTAACCAAGTAGTTAACGTTCGTTCGGCTTCTCGCCTAGGAAAATCAGATTTAGGCGTTAATCGCAAGCGGGTTGAGACAATTCGTGAAGCATTAGAAGCCATTAACAAATAATTGAGGAAATCAAACATAATTAACCATGAATATTTCTCCATAATTGATGATCAAAAAAGCCAAAGTTTAGAAATAAATAATTACCGAGCAAGAACATTAGTATATCAATTTTTTAAATGGAGAGTGGAGCTGTTAGTGACATATTTCCCCTACTCAG
This window of the Euhalothece natronophila Z-M001 genome carries:
- a CDS encoding DUF1499 domain-containing protein, with protein sequence MFAGKRPTNLGVKAGKLAPCPETPNCVSSQSEDPKHKIAPLPYVEIDDIKKIVNNMERTSIVEQNENYLYVEFKSKLMGFVDDVEFHKDDVNQVVNVRSASRLGKSDLGVNRKRVETIREALEAINK